CGCTGGGATTCTTGTTTCACCATGGATTTTTCACATCTTCCTGGCGGCAGCGTGCGCAATTCGGCGAAGTCGCGCTATCGCCAATGGATGACCCATAAGCTTTCGACATGGTTCGATCAGTTTGGTACCTCGGGCTGTGTCGGCTGCGGCCGCTGCATCACATGGTGTCCGGTTGGAATCGACATCACCGAGGAAGTACGCGCAATCCGTGACGACGCGCCGAAATGAACATCGGCTCATCTAAGGAGCGGGCTTTGGTAGACACCGAGCAAATTCTGAGCGAGCACAATTTTTTCTCGGATCTCGAAAGAGCCTTCCGTCCTCTCATCGGAGGCTGCGCGAAGATGCTGAATTTTGAGGCCGGGCATTATCTCTTCCATGAGGGCGATTCTGCCGATTGGTTCTTTCTCATCACGCAGGGTCAAGTCGCGCTCGAACTCATGACGCCGGGGCGTGGCGCGCTGACCTTCCAAACCGTCGGCGGCAGTGACGTTCTTGGCATGTTCTGGCTAATGCCGAAAGTCTTTTGGAGTCATGATGCGAGGGCGCTCGAGCCGACCCGCACGATCGCGATCGACGCGCGCTGTCTTCGCCAAAAATGCGAGCGTGATCATGAACTGGGCTATGATCTGATGAAACGCTTCGTTCCGATCTTGTTGCAGAGATTGGAAAATGCCCAACTCCAGATGCTCGATGTCTATGGCAATTCGAAATAATCTGTTGGGCTCATCGCCCATGGGTGATCCAATGTTGCCGCGTTTGACGCGCGTGCTCGCGCAACGGCACGAAGTTGGGCAAACTTGGACGCTCGAACTCGAAAGCGACGCACAAGCGCGGACTTTCGTTCCCGGTCAATTCAATATGCTCTATGCCTTCGGCGTCGGCGAGGTCGCGATCAGCATGAGTGGCGATCCCGCCGATGCCGATCGTCTCGTTCATACGATCCGAGCAGTCGGCGCAACGTCGACCGCATTGACGCGGCTCCAGGCGGGAGACCACATCGGTATGCGCGGCCCTTTCGGCACAGGCTGGCCGATGCAGCCCGCGCTCGATCGGGACGTTATTGTCGTCGCCGGCGGCCTCGGCCTCGCGCCGCTGCGACCGGCCCTCTATCGCATTCTTGCCGAACGTGAACGCTACGGCAAAGTGATCCTTCTCTATGGCGCCCGCAATCCGGACGATATTCTCTTTCGCCAAGAGCTGGAAACGTGGCGCAGCCGCCTCGATCTCACAATCGAAGTTACGGTCGACCACGCCACCAGCGCATGGCATGGCCATGTCGGCGTCGTCACCAGTCTGATCCGCCGCGCCGACTTCGATCCATCGCGAGCCATTGCATTCGTCTGTGGCCCGGAGACGATGATGCGCTTCACCGCTAAGGCGCTGAAGGAAGCCGGGCTTGACGACACCACGATCTATTTCGCCATGGAACGCAACATGAAATGCGCTGTCGGATTTTGCGGCCATTGCCAGTTCGGGCCGCATTTCATCTGCAAGGACGGTCCAGTGCTGCGTTACGATCGGCTTCGCGATTTGCTATGGCTGAAGGAGATCTGAGATGTCGGCTCCACCGCCCAAACCGAAGCTCGCCGTGTGGAAATTCTCCTCCTGCGACGGCTGCCAATTGTCGCTTCTCGATTGCGAGGACGAACTCGTCGGACTGATCGGCGCCGTCGAAATCGCCTATTTTCTCGAAGCGACCAGGGCGCAACAGGACGGTCCGTATGATCTCTCTTTGGTCGAAGGCTCGATCACGACCGAGCATGATGTCACGCGGATCAAGGACGTGCGCCAGAACTCGCGCCACCTCGTCACGATTGGCGCTTGCGCGACGGCCGGCGGCATTCAGGCGCTGCGCAATTTCAAAGATGTGAAGGAATTCATCTCCATCGTTTATGCGCGGCCCGATTTTATCGACACGCTCGCCACTTCGACGCCGATCTCAGCCCATGTCGCGGTCGATTATGAGCTGCATGGGTGCCCGATCAATAAAAAACAATTGCTCGAAGTCATCGGCGCCTTTCTCATTGGTCGTAGCCCGGTCGCGCCTGCCCATAGCGTCTGCATCGATTGCAAATTGCGCGGCAATGTCTGTGTCATGGTCGCGCATGGGACAGCCTGCCTTGGCCCCGTGACCCATGCAGGCTGCGGTGCTCTCTGTCCGACCTATGATCGCGGTTGCTACGGCTGCTACGGTCCGATGGAAAGTCCAAATACAACGTCACTGAGCCATGAGCTGAGCGGATTGGGTGTCGGCGTGCGTGATCTGGCGCGCATGTATCGCAGCTTCAATGCCGCCGCCGAACCATTTCGTGCGGAGAGCGCCAAACATGGCGACTAGGACGATCAAGGTCGAAAATCTTGCCCGTGTCGAAGGCGAAGGTGCCTTGCGCGTGGTCATCCGCGAGGGAAGAGTCGAGGCGGCGGAACTGAAGATCTTCGAGCCGCCACGCTTCTTCGAGGCCTTTTTGCGCGGCAGGGCGTATCGCGAGGTTCCCGATATCACGGCGCGCATTTGCGGCATTTGCCCCGTCGCCTATCAGATGAGTGCCGTGCATGCGATGGAACATGCGCTCGGCATATCCGTCGACGGTTCGCTGCGCAATTTGCGGCGCCTGATCTATTGCGGCGAATGGATCGAGAGCCATGCGCTTCATATCTACCTTCTGCATGCGCCCGACTTCCTCGGCTACGAGGGAGCGATGGATATGGCGCGGGATCATCCGCGGCATTTCGAGCGCGGCCTGCAGCTCAAGAAGACGGGCAATGCGCTGATTGCCCTTTTGGGTGGCCGCGAAGTCCATCCGATCAATGTGCGCATCGGCGGCTTCTACAAGGTCCCGCGCCGGCGCGAACTCGCGGCGATTGCCGAAGATTTGAAGCATGCGCGCGCCGCCGCCTTGGAGACGGTTCATTGGGTAAGTGGATTCGCTTTTCCGGATTGCGACAGAGATTATGAATTCGTCGCGCTGTCGTCGCCGGATGAATATCCGCTCAATGACGGCCGCATCACGTCGAATAAGGGGATCGATATCGCGGCACAGGATTTCGAAGCGGAATTCGAGGAGCAGCAGCACGTCGCCCATTCGACGGCGCTTCAGGCGCGTACTCGCAAGGGCGGCGCCTATCTCGCCGGACCGCTCGCACGCTATGCTCTGAACTTCGAAAGACTATCCCCCCTCGTGCGCGAGGCGGCGCAAACGGCGGGCTTGGGTCCGATCTGTCGCAATCCTTATCAAAGCATCATCGTACGCAGCTTAGAAGTGCTCTATGCCTGCGATGAGGCGCTGCGCCTTATCGAAAACTATGAGGAGCCGGATAAGGCTGTTGTCGACGTCGCCGTCAAGCCCGGTGTCGGCCACGCATGTACGGAGGCGCCGCGCGGGCTTCTCTATCATCGCTATAAGCTCGATGCCGACGGCACGATTCTCGACGCGCGGCTGGTGCCACCCACATCGCAAAACCAAGCGAGTATTGAAGAAGATCTCAAGCTCTGCGTCGAGGGCTGGCTCCATCTCCCCGACGATCTCTTGCGCCACAAATGTGAGCAGGTCATACGCAATTATGATCCGTGCATCTCTTGCGCAACGCATTTTTTGAAGATCGAAATCGACCGTGGATGAGGTTGGCACAGCCCCGCTGAGCAACCGTCGGCTGGTCATCGGCGTCGGGAATCTTGATCGGGGTGACGATGCGGTCGGGCGAATCGTGGCGCAACGATTGCGCTTGCGTCAGCTTCCCGACGTTGATGTCATCGAAGATGGCGGCGAGGCCCTAAGCCTGCTGAGCCGTTTCGAAGGTGTCGATGCGGTCTATCTCGTGGACGCGGCGGTCTCTGGCGCGCCGCCGGGCGCGATCCGACGTTTCGATGTCACGACTGCGCCATTGCCGGATGCGATGGCGACACTTTCGACACATGGCTTCGGTCTTGCTGCGGCCATCGAACTTGCGCGGGTGCTGCACCGATTGCCGCGTCTCTGCATCGTCTATGCAGTGGAGTTGGATGCGTGCACCATGGGGGCGCCACTGACGCAGGCGGTCGAGGCTACCGTCAATGTGCTGATTGCGCGACTCTGCGCCGAGATTGCTTGAAGAACAGGATGCCAGTCCAGCGCCCTGGGTCGTTTAATTTGCTTTGGGGATCGGGCGGAGCCGATGCTTCAGGAATGCGCCGCCGCCGTTCGATCATGCCTTGCTGCGCGCGGTTTTTTTCATTCGCTCTGCACCGGAGTGCGGCGCTGTGACGCGAGGATCTCATTTCTGATCCGCATCCAAGCGCGCTCGTCATAGTCGCTCACCCATTCGGTGAGATTGCATAATTTCAGATAACGCCCACTCGCGACTATGGCGTCGAAACGTTCGGCATCGTTCCACAAGTCTTGGACGAAGGCGAGGCGGCCTTGCATCTGTCGCTTGCGTTGCACGGAGGCTGGGTTTGCGAGATGGAGATGATTTTCGAAGAACAGCTCCGGATCGTCGCACATCATGTCGAACGCGCCAACGCCGGCGTTGGCGGCATCTGCGGGTCCTTCGGCGGCTTCTTGTTCTGTCGCCTGAAACTCCTGATAGGCATGGGACGCATTTGCCATAAGATGCTCCTGTGCAGGTCGGCCGGGGCAGGCAGACGCATGAAACGTGGGAGCATGCTACAGCTGGGATTCTAAGGCCGGGTGGAAACGCAGCTTGGCATTCTACGGGGTATTTTAGCCGAATCTTAAGGAAGCGAAGCCAACAGCGATGTTTTCGCCTCGGCGGCATTGTAGCCCCGTTCGGAGAGCCAGGCGCGGGCGTCATCGATCGATTGGTCGATTGTTGCACGAAGGCCGTCCAACGACGGATTATCGACTTGGCAGGACGTGCTGAAGCCGCCGCGCAAATGGCCCGCAGCGCCGGCGGCTTCGACGAGGCCCAGGGTGGTCATAGCCTCGATAAGGGAGTCGAATGCCGCGAGGCCGCGCGCGGTCGACCGCGACGCGGTCGCTGTTTCTATTTCATCAAAGAGACTTTGCGAATCGGTACGGAATTCATCCAGAATTTCGGCAAGGCCGTTGATCCCGATATAATCGGTAAGATTGGACAGTTTGCGCGTGTCGCACAAGATGAGCCGCGGCGCGGTTCCGTCGTGATGCGAATCGTCCGACGGCATCACGCGCCAGATGACCGCATTGAGTTCGTTGAGTTCGATCGGCTTGGCGACAAAATCATTCATTCCGGCTGCAAGGCATTCGAGCCGATCCGAGCGGAACGCATTGGCGGTCATTGCGACGATCGGCAGCGTCGCATAGGTGCCGCCCCACGACCTTATCGCGCGTGTCGTATCGAGACCGTTCATCTTGGGCATTTGCATGTCCATGAAAACGAGGTCGTAGGAAGCCGCCTTGAGCTTCTCCAAGGCTTCGCTTCCATCATAGGCGAGATCGACGCTGTGGCCGAGCGAATTGAGCATGCCGCGCGCGACGATACGATTCACCGGCATGTCTTCGACAACCAGGACCCGATAGGTGCCGCCCATGTTCTCGGTGGTGGCCCGCGGCGACAACCCTTCGGCTGGCGCATCGCAGACCGGTGCTTCGATTTCGAACCAGAAGCAGCTTCCTTCACCTTCAACGCTGTCGACGCCGATGCTGCCACCCATCGCCTGGACGATCTTCTTGCAGATGGCTAGTCCCAGGCCGGTGCCGCCGAAGCGCCTATTAATGCTTGCGTCGACCTGCGAAAATTCGAGAAAGAGCTTGTCGCGCGCGCTGCGCGCTATGCCGATGCCGGTATCCTTGATCTCGAACCGCAGATGCGAACCGCCGTCCTTGGCAATGGGCTTTAGGTGCAGCGTCACGGCGCCGCGGTCGGTGAATTTGACGGCATTCCCCAGAAGATTGATGAGAACCTGGCGCAGCCGCTTCACATCGGCTTTCACGTGCACGGGCGTGTCATCGGCGAGCACGGCGGTGAGTTCGAGCCCTTTGGCGCGGGCCTGGACGGCGATGACATCAAGGACCGAATGCACGAGGTCTGGGAGGTGCATGGGCGCAACCTCGAAGTCGATGGCGCCGGATTCGAATTTCGAAAAATCGAGAATATCGTTGATGATGCTCATCAACGCGTCGCCGCTCTCGAGGATGATGCGCACCCAATTGCGCTGCTCGCCGCTGAGAGGTGACTGGTTCAGCAGGGTCGCGATCCCGAGAACGCCATTGAGCGGCGTCCGGATCTCATGGCTCATGGTGGCTAAAAAGCCGGATTTCGCGCGTGCGGCTTCTTCGGCGGCCTCTTTCGCATGGACGATCTCGCTGATGTCCGTATAGGTCTGGACATAGCCGCCGTTCGGCAGCGGCTCGGTACGCACTTCGAGGACCGTGCCGTTGGGACGCCGGCGGATGTAGGATTTGTTGAGTGTGCCCGCGCCGGTCAGAAAATAGTTGCGGACGTCTTCGGGCAGCAATGATCCGTTCTCGCCGAACTCACCATTGCGCCATTGCTCGCGAAACACGTCTTTGGCGGTGGCAGGTAGTTTGAAGTTGTTCGAGTCGACGCCCGAATATTCCAGACCACGCCGGTTGAAAATCAAGATTTGACCGTGGGGGTCGACCATGCCGAGCCCCTGGTTGAGATGGTCCAGCGTCAATTCGAGCAGAGCGAAATTATCGATATAGAGCGCTTCGCGTGACACGCCACGCCGGAAGAACCGCGCTCCGGCATGTCCGGCAAACGCGACCAGATCGTAAAGACCCCTTTGGAGAGTGTTGATTGCGTGTCTTGCTGTGCGGATAACATTCGCTCCAAAGCGGGTATTTTGAACTGTCAACGGGCGGGATCTAAAGCGCTATTCCAACCACGCTATCCCGACATCCCCAACGTCTCGTAAACAAATTGATTCAACATCATCTCCTGCCGGAGCGTCCTTGGCCGCTCCGGGCGATGGAACCGGCCTGGTTCGGTCGAGTTAACCTTAAGTAAATGTAAATCTTTCTTATCAATTTGTGGGGGTGCATACTCCACCAACTGGAGCCTTGGATATGGGAATTACCTGATGCTGGTCAAAGGGATCCGTCCAGCCACGAGCTTTGCAGCGCATGTCAGCCAGTTCATTGCTCAGGTTCAATACAGAAGAATTGAAACAGACGCAGAATTGGAGCTGGTTCGGCGTTTACGCTATGACGCCTACCTAAAAGAGGGCGCGATTGCGGAGACCAAAGAGAGGCGGCTTGTCGATCGCTATGACGATCTCAAGAATGCCGTGAACATCGGTCTGTTCCTTGACGACAAGCTCATCAGCGCCCTGCGCATACACTTCTTATCGGACGCCACCGATATGTCGCCGTCGATGGAAGTGTTCCCTGATATTCTGATCCCCCTTCTGCAAGCGGGACACCGGTTGACGGACCCCAACAAGTTTGTCGCTGATTACGAAGCCGCACGAAAACATCCGCCGCTCGCCTACGCCACGACAAGGCTGACAATGATGGCGGGTGCCTATTTTCATGCGCGTTATGCCGTCATTTCGCCGCGGGTTGAGCATCAAGCGTTCTATAAGAGGACTTTCTTTGCAAAGACTGTTTGCGATCCCAGAGCCTATCCGGCACTGAGCAAACCGATCAGCCTCATGCTCGGCGATTATGTAAAGGATGGTGAGCGGATCATCGAGCGACATCCGTTTTATGCGTCAACCGCCGCCGAGCGGGAAAGCC
The window above is part of the Methylovirgula sp. HY1 genome. Proteins encoded here:
- a CDS encoding cyclic nucleotide-binding domain-containing protein, with protein sequence MLNFEAGHYLFHEGDSADWFFLITQGQVALELMTPGRGALTFQTVGGSDVLGMFWLMPKVFWSHDARALEPTRTIAIDARCLRQKCERDHELGYDLMKRFVPILLQRLENAQLQMLDVYGNSK
- a CDS encoding FAD/NAD(P)-binding protein, with product MGDPMLPRLTRVLAQRHEVGQTWTLELESDAQARTFVPGQFNMLYAFGVGEVAISMSGDPADADRLVHTIRAVGATSTALTRLQAGDHIGMRGPFGTGWPMQPALDRDVIVVAGGLGLAPLRPALYRILAERERYGKVILLYGARNPDDILFRQELETWRSRLDLTIEVTVDHATSAWHGHVGVVTSLIRRADFDPSRAIAFVCGPETMMRFTAKALKEAGLDDTTIYFAMERNMKCAVGFCGHCQFGPHFICKDGPVLRYDRLRDLLWLKEI
- a CDS encoding oxidoreductase, with translation MSAPPPKPKLAVWKFSSCDGCQLSLLDCEDELVGLIGAVEIAYFLEATRAQQDGPYDLSLVEGSITTEHDVTRIKDVRQNSRHLVTIGACATAGGIQALRNFKDVKEFISIVYARPDFIDTLATSTPISAHVAVDYELHGCPINKKQLLEVIGAFLIGRSPVAPAHSVCIDCKLRGNVCVMVAHGTACLGPVTHAGCGALCPTYDRGCYGCYGPMESPNTTSLSHELSGLGVGVRDLARMYRSFNAAAEPFRAESAKHGD
- a CDS encoding Ni/Fe hydrogenase subunit alpha; translation: MATRTIKVENLARVEGEGALRVVIREGRVEAAELKIFEPPRFFEAFLRGRAYREVPDITARICGICPVAYQMSAVHAMEHALGISVDGSLRNLRRLIYCGEWIESHALHIYLLHAPDFLGYEGAMDMARDHPRHFERGLQLKKTGNALIALLGGREVHPINVRIGGFYKVPRRRELAAIAEDLKHARAAALETVHWVSGFAFPDCDRDYEFVALSSPDEYPLNDGRITSNKGIDIAAQDFEAEFEEQQHVAHSTALQARTRKGGAYLAGPLARYALNFERLSPLVREAAQTAGLGPICRNPYQSIIVRSLEVLYACDEALRLIENYEEPDKAVVDVAVKPGVGHACTEAPRGLLYHRYKLDADGTILDARLVPPTSQNQASIEEDLKLCVEGWLHLPDDLLRHKCEQVIRNYDPCISCATHFLKIEIDRG
- a CDS encoding hydrogenase maturation protease, with amino-acid sequence MDEVGTAPLSNRRLVIGVGNLDRGDDAVGRIVAQRLRLRQLPDVDVIEDGGEALSLLSRFEGVDAVYLVDAAVSGAPPGAIRRFDVTTAPLPDAMATLSTHGFGLAAAIELARVLHRLPRLCIVYAVELDACTMGAPLTQAVEATVNVLIARLCAEIA
- a CDS encoding response regulator; translated protein: MSREALYIDNFALLELTLDHLNQGLGMVDPHGQILIFNRRGLEYSGVDSNNFKLPATAKDVFREQWRNGEFGENGSLLPEDVRNYFLTGAGTLNKSYIRRRPNGTVLEVRTEPLPNGGYVQTYTDISEIVHAKEAAEEAARAKSGFLATMSHEIRTPLNGVLGIATLLNQSPLSGEQRNWVRIILESGDALMSIINDILDFSKFESGAIDFEVAPMHLPDLVHSVLDVIAVQARAKGLELTAVLADDTPVHVKADVKRLRQVLINLLGNAVKFTDRGAVTLHLKPIAKDGGSHLRFEIKDTGIGIARSARDKLFLEFSQVDASINRRFGGTGLGLAICKKIVQAMGGSIGVDSVEGEGSCFWFEIEAPVCDAPAEGLSPRATTENMGGTYRVLVVEDMPVNRIVARGMLNSLGHSVDLAYDGSEALEKLKAASYDLVFMDMQMPKMNGLDTTRAIRSWGGTYATLPIVAMTANAFRSDRLECLAAGMNDFVAKPIELNELNAVIWRVMPSDDSHHDGTAPRLILCDTRKLSNLTDYIGINGLAEILDEFRTDSQSLFDEIETATASRSTARGLAAFDSLIEAMTTLGLVEAAGAAGHLRGGFSTSCQVDNPSLDGLRATIDQSIDDARAWLSERGYNAAEAKTSLLASLP